One Gemmatimonadota bacterium DNA window includes the following coding sequences:
- a CDS encoding DegT/DnrJ/EryC1/StrS family aminotransferase has protein sequence MGRALAPAPASHRNDIARIALGKCVFTRPKASHRGASAFAGLLVYLNSRRCGGRSMIPIFRPWFDNAEVEAVREVLMSGWVGPGEKVEELEARFAHYVGAQHAVSLNSCSAALLLALKTLDIEGGEVITTPLTFVSTNHAILQNGATPVFCDIDPETLNIDPKAIAAKITARTRAIMVVHFAGHPCDMDEILSIANQHGIPVVEDAAHASGARYKGQMVGGMGTVTCFSFDARKNLSTCDGGMLTTNNSGLAERARKLRWMGISRGTYDRFRKNGAERRWEYEVGELGYKCYMNDLNAAIGLVQLGKLESANAQRREIFLQYGRAFAALDWMQIPVEKPQVRSAMHAYVARVSQRDELIDHLGQHNIDAGVHYKPCHLFEVYKPYRTDLPITDAVWRDLVTLPLFPSMTENEIGQVIAAVCDFQP, from the coding sequence ATGGGCCGCGCGCTTGCTCCGGCTCCTGCGTCCCATCGAAATGACATTGCGCGCATTGCTCTGGGGAAGTGTGTTTTTACTCGTCCGAAAGCATCGCACAGAGGCGCGAGCGCGTTTGCGGGCTTACTGGTTTATCTTAACTCACGGCGCTGTGGAGGAAGGTCCATGATTCCTATTTTTCGTCCCTGGTTTGACAACGCAGAAGTCGAAGCTGTGCGCGAGGTATTGATGTCCGGTTGGGTCGGACCCGGGGAAAAGGTCGAAGAACTCGAAGCGAGATTCGCCCATTATGTGGGAGCACAGCACGCGGTATCTCTGAACTCGTGCTCGGCGGCCCTTCTGCTGGCTTTGAAAACACTGGATATAGAAGGGGGAGAGGTCATTACCACACCCTTGACCTTTGTATCGACCAATCACGCAATTTTGCAAAACGGAGCCACGCCGGTTTTTTGTGACATAGATCCCGAAACACTCAATATCGATCCAAAAGCAATTGCCGCCAAAATCACGGCGCGCACCCGAGCGATTATGGTGGTGCATTTTGCCGGGCACCCTTGCGACATGGATGAGATTCTATCCATCGCAAACCAGCACGGAATTCCAGTCGTAGAAGACGCCGCACACGCCAGCGGCGCGCGTTACAAAGGCCAAATGGTCGGCGGAATGGGCACAGTGACATGTTTTAGTTTTGATGCGCGTAAAAATTTGTCAACATGTGACGGTGGGATGTTGACCACCAACAATTCAGGCCTTGCCGAGCGCGCGCGAAAACTGCGCTGGATGGGCATCTCGCGCGGAACTTATGATCGGTTTCGAAAAAATGGCGCAGAGCGCCGATGGGAATACGAAGTGGGCGAACTCGGCTATAAATGCTATATGAACGATCTCAATGCGGCAATTGGTCTGGTGCAATTGGGCAAATTGGAGTCAGCCAATGCACAACGCCGAGAGATTTTTTTGCAGTACGGACGTGCATTTGCCGCCCTCGACTGGATGCAAATACCTGTAGAAAAACCCCAGGTCCGCAGTGCAATGCACGCTTATGTGGCACGCGTATCCCAGCGCGATGAATTGATAGATCATCTGGGGCAACACAACATCGATGCGGGCGTACACTACAAGCCCTGCCATTTATTTGAAGTGTACAAACCCTATCGCACAGACCTGCCCATCACCGATGCCGTGTGGCGCGATCTGGTCACGCTGCCCCTGTTCCCAAGCATGACCGAAAACGAAATTGGACAAGTCATCGCAGCCGTGTGCGACTTTCAACCCTAA
- a CDS encoding glycosyltransferase family 2 protein, which translates to MPERVTAIVVNWNAGKHLAQCVAALINQCGIDLDVIVVDNASSDNSLEALKTYGDRVRVIQTGENLGFGRAVNRGVAVSHSAIVVAMNPDVVLQPDAVNTMVEFLNTHANVGMVGPKLKDADEQVLASCGEAPRLRDEICRKFLLHLIFPLLKFRRRSPSKPEAVAWVTGACFAVRRRVLDAVNGLDEAIFMYYEDVDLGLSINRAGWQVMYLPHAEGIHIGGESSKQALTRMLVVSEASYAYFIAKHLGQWAARLLRLLRPIEMTLRALLWGSVFLLVRKHRTEARARLRAYWFILTHGAVEEGP; encoded by the coding sequence ATGCCTGAGCGCGTGACAGCAATAGTGGTCAATTGGAATGCCGGAAAACATCTGGCGCAATGCGTTGCCGCATTGATCAATCAGTGTGGAATTGATCTCGATGTGATCGTAGTCGATAACGCATCGTCGGACAACAGTCTGGAGGCATTGAAAACTTATGGCGACCGCGTGCGCGTGATTCAAACCGGCGAAAATCTGGGCTTTGGACGCGCAGTGAACCGCGGTGTGGCTGTCTCGCATAGCGCAATTGTCGTAGCCATGAATCCCGATGTTGTGTTGCAGCCAGATGCTGTGAATACAATGGTCGAATTTTTGAACACTCACGCCAATGTGGGCATGGTAGGGCCAAAGTTGAAAGACGCGGATGAACAGGTACTGGCCTCATGCGGCGAAGCACCCAGACTCAGAGACGAAATCTGTCGTAAATTCCTATTGCATCTAATATTTCCATTGCTTAAATTTCGGCGACGAAGCCCCTCCAAACCCGAAGCCGTGGCCTGGGTAACCGGAGCGTGTTTCGCGGTTCGTCGCCGCGTTCTGGACGCAGTCAACGGGTTGGACGAGGCCATTTTTATGTATTACGAAGATGTAGATCTCGGCCTGAGCATCAACCGTGCGGGCTGGCAGGTCATGTATTTGCCCCACGCCGAAGGCATACATATTGGGGGCGAAAGTTCCAAACAGGCATTGACGCGGATGCTCGTGGTCAGTGAAGCGTCTTATGCCTATTTTATTGCCAAACACCTGGGACAATGGGCCGCGCGCTTGCTCCGGCTCCTGCGTCCCATCGAAATGACATTGCGCGCATTGCTCTGGGGAAGTGTGTTTTTACTCGTCCGAAAGCATCGCACAGAGGCGCGAGCGCGTTTGCGGGCTTACTGGTTTATCTTAACTCACGGCGCTGTGGAGGAAGGTCCATGA
- a CDS encoding O-antigen ligase family protein, which produces MILRADFFDPAKPHLLVLVCFGQILLIALPFLVNDALAAIFVLSLLSAIALFGSLTLSVLYLCFTAAVVPSWFYEDYLTLPLDFKFYEGLLVVVMGIAALNYLLEGRWNWRRHTFLDQPMRVLLGLVVFSCLLGLIYGQSVSQMLRDVRYPLYYTLFFVITWFFDIRRFSTFLHLFLFIAAIVGIEYLLEFLLQVDANIAGGFVRVARLEGIVLPMGILIIAAILLFEARAYRRAWAWGAILPIGLALVLTMGRGMWISLFVGLGSLAALTVLDKQAAPRRLSRLFIVALVPLLLLAMGYIFQQQTRAAVSDIALDRVTRSVEAISGRLISYGKALEKIRQRPLLGGGHGETVTSLVTFPPPPQILTVGAVDNVYLTIGMRMGLVGVAAFLWVFGFALWRAYLLFQQSSDTRVRLFCAAFIAIYAALLVYGMADATLFANRLIFIHATFLGLIARLVAEEKNNA; this is translated from the coding sequence GTGATACTTCGAGCAGATTTTTTTGACCCTGCAAAACCTCACCTGCTGGTTCTGGTGTGTTTTGGGCAGATATTGTTGATTGCACTGCCGTTTTTAGTAAATGACGCGCTTGCGGCGATTTTCGTCTTGAGCTTGTTGTCGGCAATCGCACTTTTTGGCTCTCTCACGCTGTCAGTGCTCTATTTGTGTTTCACCGCCGCGGTTGTGCCTTCCTGGTTTTACGAAGACTATCTGACCTTGCCTCTGGACTTCAAATTTTATGAAGGTCTTCTCGTAGTGGTGATGGGCATTGCCGCGCTCAACTATTTGTTAGAAGGCCGATGGAATTGGCGACGGCATACTTTTTTGGATCAACCAATGCGCGTATTGCTGGGGCTGGTCGTATTTTCATGCTTGTTGGGGTTGATCTACGGACAGTCGGTCTCGCAAATGTTGCGCGATGTGCGCTATCCATTATACTACACGTTGTTCTTTGTGATAACGTGGTTTTTTGATATACGGAGATTCTCCACATTCCTGCATTTATTTCTCTTCATCGCCGCAATTGTCGGCATCGAGTACTTGCTTGAATTTCTTTTACAGGTAGATGCGAACATTGCGGGCGGTTTTGTTCGGGTCGCACGGCTCGAAGGCATTGTGTTGCCGATGGGCATACTCATTATTGCCGCCATTTTGTTATTTGAAGCACGGGCATACAGACGAGCATGGGCGTGGGGCGCGATATTGCCTATCGGGCTGGCCCTGGTTTTGACAATGGGGCGGGGCATGTGGATTTCGCTATTCGTAGGGCTGGGCAGCCTCGCCGCGTTGACTGTGCTGGACAAGCAGGCCGCCCCCCGACGCCTGTCGCGTCTTTTTATAGTGGCATTGGTTCCCCTGCTGCTATTGGCGATGGGTTATATTTTCCAGCAACAAACCCGTGCTGCCGTCAGTGATATCGCATTGGACCGCGTGACGCGCAGCGTTGAAGCCATAAGTGGGCGGTTGATATCTTATGGCAAAGCACTGGAAAAAATTCGTCAGCGCCCTTTGCTCGGCGGCGGACACGGTGAAACCGTGACGTCTTTGGTGACATTTCCACCACCGCCACAGATATTGACAGTAGGTGCAGTTGACAACGTTTATTTAACGATTGGGATGCGAATGGGGCTGGTTGGCGTCGCAGCATTTTTGTGGGTCTTCGGCTTTGCTCTGTGGCGTGCATATCTATTATTCCAGCAAAGTTCTGATACCCGCGTGCGTCTGTTCTGCGCGGCATTTATCGCCATTTACGCTGCGCTACTGGTCTATGGCATGGCAGACGCAACCCTCTTTGCCAATCGGTTGATCTTCATCCATGCGACATTTTTGGGGCTTATTGCGCGGCTGGTAGCAGAGGAAAAAAATAATGCCTGA
- a CDS encoding glycosyltransferase family 39 protein — protein MSHRQYLWGLLAFALLLRVGFGLSQSDLTNASDEVHWDRLGQAYVALGVLHPDTGMYRPPLYSLFLAGIYHTFGHKPVLVRIAQAILGTITCYFIYVLGCRMGRVLVGLIATGLFAIYPLFIFFSGVLMAETILIFLTTISFLCCVQFWEKNTFTMAMIFGGIVGLSALCKPVLLPWLPLVLFFWWQKSRLAPVQKASRVLTVVGALCLIILPWTARNHIVSGEFVPISTNLGINLLVGAHLEGRGVYDNHIDYLALYHTLADTSQGTAADRRIAGIVLGWIIAQPLHYLSLSIDKLLYFWCPWVPGEPPLYNAIAVLSCTPLLTLGLAGTFIQRQRSEGLALILLIICMSLLHMVFFAHTRFRLPVDAVLCAPAAWVCVQWINRIGRRA, from the coding sequence ATGAGTCATCGCCAGTACCTGTGGGGCTTGCTCGCATTCGCATTATTATTGCGCGTAGGGTTTGGGTTGTCGCAATCCGATTTGACCAATGCATCTGATGAGGTACATTGGGATCGTTTGGGACAGGCTTATGTCGCGCTGGGCGTTTTGCACCCCGATACCGGAATGTACCGCCCCCCATTATACAGCTTATTTCTGGCCGGCATTTATCATACCTTTGGTCACAAACCCGTCCTGGTGCGGATTGCCCAGGCCATCTTGGGCACAATCACCTGCTATTTCATCTATGTTCTGGGCTGTAGAATGGGCAGGGTATTGGTCGGTCTGATCGCTACTGGTTTGTTCGCTATTTATCCGTTATTTATATTTTTTTCCGGCGTGTTGATGGCCGAAACCATTCTGATTTTTTTGACAACTATTAGCTTTTTGTGCTGTGTCCAATTCTGGGAAAAAAACACCTTTACGATGGCGATGATATTTGGTGGAATTGTGGGACTATCCGCACTTTGCAAGCCCGTTTTATTGCCCTGGTTACCTCTTGTTCTCTTTTTTTGGTGGCAAAAATCTCGCCTGGCACCTGTACAAAAAGCATCGCGCGTGCTAACCGTAGTCGGCGCACTCTGCCTGATTATTTTGCCCTGGACAGCGCGCAATCATATCGTCTCGGGCGAATTTGTGCCTATCTCGACTAATTTGGGGATCAACTTGCTGGTGGGAGCACACCTAGAAGGACGCGGCGTTTACGACAACCACATCGATTATCTGGCACTTTATCACACACTGGCCGACACATCTCAGGGCACAGCGGCCGACCGCCGCATCGCGGGCATTGTGTTGGGATGGATAATCGCGCAACCACTGCACTATCTGAGTTTGAGCATTGACAAACTGCTCTATTTTTGGTGCCCCTGGGTGCCGGGAGAGCCGCCATTATACAACGCAATTGCCGTGCTTTCCTGTACCCCATTGCTAACCCTGGGACTTGCCGGCACATTTATCCAACGCCAGAGGTCCGAAGGTCTGGCACTTATTCTACTGATAATTTGCATGTCACTATTGCACATGGTATTCTTTGCTCACACGCGCTTTCGGCTACCTGTTGACGCGGTTTTGTGCGCGCCTGCGGCCTGGGTATGTGTGCAGTGGATTAACCGAATAGGGCGAAGGGCGTGA